One genomic window of Actinoplanes lobatus includes the following:
- a CDS encoding spore germination protein GerW family protein — protein MPSRLSAGEILERARAGAETAAAGRVFGPPIERDGVTIVPVAVVSGGGGGGTGSGTAPGDDPEAGDTPQGEGSGGGFGFTARPAGIYVIRDGDAHWRPAVDVNKIVIGGQVIAVVALLVARSVLRHYRRRR, from the coding sequence ATGCCATCGAGACTCAGTGCCGGCGAGATCCTGGAACGGGCCCGCGCCGGTGCCGAGACGGCCGCGGCCGGCCGGGTCTTCGGCCCGCCGATCGAGCGTGACGGCGTCACCATCGTCCCGGTCGCCGTCGTCAGCGGGGGCGGCGGCGGGGGCACCGGCAGCGGGACGGCCCCGGGCGACGACCCCGAGGCCGGCGACACCCCGCAGGGCGAGGGCTCCGGCGGCGGGTTCGGCTTCACCGCCCGCCCGGCCGGCATCTACGTCATCCGCGACGGCGACGCCCACTGGCGGCCCGCCGTCGACGTCAACAAGATCGTCATCGGCGGTCAGGTGATCGCTGTCGTGGCCCTGCTGGTCGCCCGGTCGGTCCTGCGCCACTACCGCCGCCGCCGCTGA